In a genomic window of Rhinolophus ferrumequinum isolate MPI-CBG mRhiFer1 chromosome 2, mRhiFer1_v1.p, whole genome shotgun sequence:
- the LAMP3 gene encoding lysosome-associated membrane glycoprotein 3 isoform X1, translating into MSWQQSPAVLLFVSLAVILHYGSQIRAKAFPEITDSSQPTGAATVQDTAKLVLQPTNQVLHRTIAARSTGGHLTSPIAATTSNSETPTTHTTTQTLTTTSPVTTNNTPSTSPIIHTLITTLATPNTSHTTTPVTEATIGPSAARRSPPPTITPPAHTTGTSPATVSHTTGKTTQPSKLTTLLPTLSTSPCNSTTSQKPTQPTHASGTTTVIHNATQTASPATTTPGPTLAPQPSTAKTGIYQVLNGSRLCIKAEMGIQLTVQDTESVFSPQRYFNIDPNTTQASGNCGSRESNLLLNFQGGFVNLTFTKDENSYYMNEVGAYLTVSNPEKIYQGMKSTAMMFETVIGHSFKCVSEQSIQLSAHLQLKTMNVQLQAFDFEDDHFGNADECFSDRNRRETPVAVGLSIAGLLVVLLTACLVARKRPSSGYERM; encoded by the exons ATGTCCTGGCAGCAATCTCCGGCGGTGTTGCTCTTCGTGTCCCTGGCTG TGATTTTGCATTATGGCAGTCAAATAAGAGCAAAAGCGTTTCCAGAAATCACAGATTCTTCTCAGCCTACGGGAGCAGCAACAGTCCAGGACACAGCAAAACTTGTCCTGCAACCAACTAACCAAGTGCTTCACAGAACGATAGCAGCAAGATCAACGGGTGGTCACCTCACCTCTCCGATAGCTGCCACAACCTCTAACTCGGAGACcccaaccacacacacaacaacacAAACTCTAACAACAACCTCCCCTGTAACTACCAACAACACCCCATCCACCAGCCCAATAATCCACACCCTCATTACAACCCTTGCTACACCCAACACCTCTCACACAACTACTCCAGTCACTGAGGCTACAATTGGCCCGAGTGCAGCTCGCCGTTCACCCCCACCCACCATCACTCCACCAGCCCATACAACTGGAACCAGCCCGGCGACTGTCAGCCACACAACTGGGAAGACCACCCAACCCAGTAAGCTGACCACCCTTCTGCCAACTTTGTCCACCTCACCATGCAATAGCACAACCAGTCAGAAGCCCACTCAACCCACCCATGCTTCAGGAACAACCACAGTTATACACAATGCCACCCAAACTGCCTCACCTGCCACCACAACCCCTGGGCCCACCCTTGCACCTCAGCCATCAACAGCTAAGACTGGAATTTATCAAGTTCTAAATGGAAGCAGGCTCTGTATCAAAGCAGAGATGGGGATACAGCTGACAGTTCAAGACACAGAGTCG GTTTTTTCACCTCAGAGATACTTCAATATCGACCCCAATACAACTCAAGCTTCTGGGAATTGTGGCTCCCGAGAATCCAACCTTCTCTTGAATTTCCAGGGCGGATTTGTGAATCTCACATTCACCAAG GATGAAAACTCGTATTATATGAATGAAGTGGGAGCCTATTTGACCGTCTCAAACCCAG AGAAAATTTACCAAGGAATGAAAAGTACTGCGATGATGTTTGAGACTGTGATTGGACATTCCTTCAAGTGTGTGAGTGAACAGAGCATCCAGCTGTCTGCCCACCTTCAACTGAAAACAATGAATGTCCAACTTCAAGCCTTTGATTTCGAAGATGACCACTTTGGAAATG CGGATGAATGCTTCAGTGACagaaacaggagagaaacccCTGTGGCCGTGGGTCTGAGTATCGCAGGACTGCTTGTCGTTTTGCTAAcagcatgcctggtggccagAAAGAGGCCCAGTAGTGGATATGAACGCATGTAA